In one window of Arachis ipaensis cultivar K30076 chromosome B06, Araip1.1, whole genome shotgun sequence DNA:
- the LOC107604673 gene encoding probable aspartyl protease At4g16563, giving the protein MATYFHILCILSLTLLSLTPLSSSSNTIKLSLSPFFTNQPSSSSSASQPLLQALKFAASASLSRAHHLKNRKSSESVTTPVFAKSYGSYSVDLSFGTPPQTFPFVLDTGSSLVWFPCSSRYLCSNCNFPNIDPSNIHTFIPKNSSTARFVGCTNPKCDWIFGSDPQSRCPGCQPGSPNCALNCPAYIIQYGLGSTAGLLLLDNLDFPGKIVTDFLVGCSILSVRQPAGIAGFGRGKESLPSQMNLKRFSYCLVSHRFDDAPVKSDLILHIGSSGGSKTAGVSYTPFRANPAAANNSAFGEYYYVTLRKILVGGKRVKAPYALLEPGLDGNGGTIVDSGSTFTFMEKPVFEVVAKEFEKQMKNFTRAKDVEDQSGLSPCFDFKGSKTVPLPELTFQFKGGAKMTLPVADYFSLVGRPDVACLTIVTDGGAAGPARAGGPSIILGNYQQQNYYVEYDLENQRFGFRPQNCQKSV; this is encoded by the coding sequence ATGGCTACTTACTTTCACATTCTCTGcattctctctctcactctccttTCTCTGACCCCATTATCCTCTTCATCCAACACCATTAAACTCTCCCTTTCTCCATTCTTCACAAACCAACCCTCCTCTTCATCTTCCGCTTCTCAACCTTTATTACAAGCCCTCAAATTTGCCGCCTCTGCTTCTCTCTCCAGGGCTCACCACCTCAAGAACCGCAAAAGTAGCGAATCTGTCACCACCCCAGTCTTCGCAAAGAGCTACGGCAGCTACTCCGTAGACCTCAGTTTCGGAACACCACCGCAGACATTCCCCTTCGTTCTCGACACTGGAAGCAGCCTCGTCTGGTTCCCCTGTTCCTCACGCTACCTCTGCTCCAATTGCAACTTCCCAAACATCGACCCTTCCAACATCCACACCTTCATTCCCAAGAACTCTTCAACTGCCAGATTCGTCGGCTGCACCAATCCCAAATGTGACTGGATTTTCGGTTCCGATCCTCAATCCCGTTGCCCCGGCTGCCAACCTGGATCCCCCAACTGCGCGCTCAACTGCCCTGCTTACATCATACAATACGGTTTGGGCTCAACCGCCGGTCTCCTGCTACTGGACAATCTCGATTTTCCCGGAAAAATTGTTACCGATTTTCTCGTTGGCTGCTCAATCCTCTCGGTCCGGCAACCCGCCGGGATTGCCGGATTTGGACGCGGGAAGGAGTCACTGCCGTCGCAGATGAACCTCAAGAGATTCTCTTACTGTCTGGTCTCTCACCGCTTCGACGACGCGCCGGTGAAAAGCGACCTCATCTTACACATTGGTTCCTCCGGCGGCTCCAAGACCGCCGGCGTCAGCTACACGCCGTTCCGTGCGAACCCCGCCGCGGCGAACAATTCGGCATTCGGGGAATACTACTACGTTACTCTCCGGAAGATCCTCGTCGGCGGGAAGAGGGTGAAGGCTCCTTATGCATTATTGGAGCCCGGTTTGGACGGGAACGGCGGCACCATCGTTGACTCAGGGTCAACGTTCACGTTCATGGAGAAGCCGGTGTTCGAGGTCGTAGCAAAGGAATTCGAGAAGCAGATGAAGAATTTCACGAGGGCGAAGGACGTGGAGGACCAATCAGGCTTAAGTCCTTGCTTCGATTTCAAGGGATCGAAGACAGTGCCGTTGCCGGAGCTCACCTTTCAGTTCAAGGGTGGCGCCAAAATGACGCTTCCCGTGGCCGATTATTTCTCCTTGGTTGGTCGTCCTGACGTGGCATGTCTTACAATTGTCACGGATGGCGGTGCGGCCGGCCCCGCTAGGGCCGGGGGACCGTCGATCATATTGGGGAACTACCAGCAGCAGAATTACTACGTTGAGTATGATTTGGAGAATCAGAGGTTTGGGTTTAGGCCTCAGAATTGCCAAAAGAGTGTTTAG
- the LOC107647068 gene encoding protein FAR1-RELATED SEQUENCE 5-like, protein MHTKCMIEVNDEAGIQLNKTFLALANEVGGPSNLGFSEKDVRNYISSRLRSTNVNADVKDMLNYFMRMKEINPNFFYAVNVDNDYKFRSAVWVDARCKASYEYYGDVVSFNTTYSTNQHGLLFASFVGVNHHGKSTLLGCALLGNKEIMSFEWVFTQWLKCMGTAPQGIIIDQCRSMFGAIRKNSSSVEAFEDGWAEFIDEFNLHHNKWLSDLFEDRRMWVPIFFKGQFWASIRSTQRIESMHTFFGGYLHCKTSLVQFVHEFDNVLGNKEQKELEDDAADSRGLIPCATSSAIERQFQQEYTNEVWQEGWLQYSSHL, encoded by the exons ATGCATACGAAATGCATGATTGAGGTTAATGATGAGGCGGGAATTCAACTCAACAAGACATTTCTAGCATTGGCTAATGAGGTTGGTGGGCCGTCGAACCTGGGCTTCTCAGAGAAGGATGTCAGGAATTACATCTCATCAAGACTCCGATCCACTAATGTCAATGCCGATGTCAAGGACATGCTAAATTACTTCATGCGAATGAAGGAGATAAATCCGAACTTCTTCTATGCAGTGAATGTGGACAACGATTACAAATTTAGGAGTGCAGTTTGGGTGGATGCAAGGTGCAAGGCGTCGTATGAATACTATGGAGACGTGGTGTCATTTAATACCACATACAGCACGAACCA GCATGGTTTGCTGTTCGCCTCTTTCGTCGGTGTGAACCACCATGGTAAGTCTACTTTGTTAGGCTGTGCTCTGCTAGGCAATAAGGAGATCATGAGTTTCGAGTGGGTGTTCACGCAATGGCTGAAGTGCATGGGAACTGCACCACAGGGCATCATCATAGACCAATGCAGGTCGATGTTTGGTGCAATTAGGAAG AACTCTTCGTCGGTTGAGGCTTTCGAGGATGGTTGGGCTGAATTCATTGATGAGTTCAACCTACATCACAACAAATGGCTATCAG ACTTATTTGAGGACCGACGCATGTGGGTGCCGATCTTTTTCAAGGGTCAATTTTGGGCATCTATAAGGAGTACGCAAAGGATTGAGAGTATGCACACATTCTTTGGTGGGTACTTACATTGCAAGACTAGCTTAGTTCAGTTCGTCCACGAGTTCGATAATGTTCTTGGAAACAAGGAACAGAAGGAACTGGAGGACGATGCTGCAGACTCGAGAGGATTAATCCCATGTGCAACTAGCTCAGCCATTGAGAGACAATTTCAACAAGAGTACACCAACGAAGTTTGGCAAGAAGGCTGGTTGCAATATTCGTCCCATTTATGA